A region of Thermococcus barossii DNA encodes the following proteins:
- a CDS encoding 50S ribosomal protein L40e, with protein sequence MARFPEAEARIFRKYICMRCGATNPWKAKKCRKCGYKGLRPKAREPRGGMGR encoded by the coding sequence ATGGCGAGATTCCCAGAGGCTGAGGCCAGAATCTTTAGGAAGTATATCTGCATGCGCTGCGGCGCTACCAACCCGTGGAAGGCCAAGAAGTGCAGGAAGTGCGGCTACAAGGGTCTCCGTCCGAAGGCGAGAGAGCCGCGCGGTGGAATGGGACGCTGA
- a CDS encoding PadR family transcriptional regulator, with protein MTTPMERLKNKITKEVLWLYILRLLKERPMYAYELKERIREAFNFEPATVSSYVVLYKLEKEGYVTAEWQESETGKPSRKYYRLTPEGEKLFEEGIAFLENMLSKLKE; from the coding sequence ATGACGACCCCAATGGAAAGGCTCAAGAACAAGATAACGAAGGAGGTTCTGTGGCTCTACATCCTTAGGCTCCTAAAGGAGAGACCCATGTACGCGTACGAGCTCAAGGAGAGGATAAGAGAAGCCTTCAACTTTGAGCCAGCAACTGTTAGCTCTTACGTCGTTCTCTACAAGCTGGAGAAGGAGGGCTACGTTACCGCGGAGTGGCAGGAAAGCGAAACTGGAAAGCCGTCAAGGAAGTACTACAGACTCACCCCCGAGGGTGAGAAGCTCTTCGAAGAGGGCATAGCCTTTCTCGAGAACATGCTCTCGAAACTCAAGGAGTGA
- a CDS encoding FUN14 domain-containing protein, producing MEFDVSAMMGDMGVGAVVGFVTGYAVKKVMKLALALIGAYVVSLLWLEQKGVLIIDKDKLFNLAGEWTHEILTLGEKVMALLPGTAAFLGGFALGFHKG from the coding sequence ATGGAGTTCGATGTAAGTGCCATGATGGGCGACATGGGCGTGGGTGCAGTAGTTGGCTTCGTGACGGGCTACGCTGTCAAGAAAGTGATGAAACTGGCACTGGCACTGATAGGGGCATACGTGGTTAGCCTTCTGTGGCTTGAGCAGAAAGGGGTCCTTATAATCGACAAGGACAAGCTCTTCAACCTTGCCGGCGAGTGGACCCATGAAATCCTGACCCTGGGGGAGAAGGTAATGGCGCTCCTTCCCGGAACGGCCGCTTTCCTCGGCGGCTTTGCCCTCGGCTTCCACAAAGGTTAA
- a CDS encoding lipopolysaccharide biosynthesis protein: MGYERRIILRHSLASVIALGLTGLTRFLYSAIIARRFGLEELGMANSLISKAFFAAIPLSFFAIALGKYASEFLGSGKTDSIRSMTIPAFLLPLAGLLLLPLNLYLGILAILRGVQLTLRSFLYGIHRGEHYAYIITLAFLGFLVGFILPNVFAPYLLFLGLIAVFSAVYLVRFGLIGKPRKSEIHLLLSYSSFAFLGTLSGVFLIQGPYFMSEYLAGPEVAGVVSAILSAAFLLTYLPQVLQSAIMPLFSYKYGRRENEYVKFLAERTTALLILVTGSIIFVLMLLGREVLSAVFGFDVGPAFYLALIAMEVYIAYNPSIVALNSTAYVKKGTIVALLGAFAVFLSWLYLIPASDAVGVMIGLIIGYGSILLGVAYYARGYLKIPPRIYVPLLVALSLQSLVFFSKYALILGFIGFLAYERKEIAEGIRLLKSFRGREP; encoded by the coding sequence ATGGGCTATGAGCGCCGGATCATTCTGCGCCATTCACTTGCATCGGTGATTGCCCTTGGCCTCACTGGGTTAACCCGGTTTCTGTACAGCGCGATAATTGCGAGGCGCTTCGGTCTTGAGGAGCTGGGGATGGCTAACTCCCTGATTTCGAAGGCCTTCTTTGCGGCGATACCCCTGAGCTTTTTCGCCATTGCCCTGGGTAAATACGCTTCCGAGTTCCTTGGCAGCGGCAAAACGGACTCGATACGCTCCATGACCATTCCTGCGTTTCTTCTCCCTCTGGCGGGGCTTCTTCTCCTCCCGCTGAACCTCTACCTCGGAATCCTCGCAATCCTCCGGGGAGTTCAGCTGACCCTCAGGAGCTTCCTCTACGGCATTCACAGGGGGGAACACTACGCGTACATAATAACATTGGCTTTCTTGGGTTTCCTCGTGGGCTTCATACTACCCAACGTCTTTGCCCCGTACCTGCTCTTTCTGGGTCTGATAGCGGTTTTCTCTGCGGTTTATCTGGTGAGGTTTGGCCTGATCGGAAAGCCAAGGAAAAGCGAGATTCACCTGCTCCTTTCGTATTCGTCCTTTGCGTTTCTGGGCACTCTCTCGGGCGTCTTCCTGATACAGGGGCCGTACTTTATGAGCGAATACCTTGCGGGCCCAGAGGTTGCGGGGGTTGTTTCGGCCATCCTATCTGCCGCCTTCCTGCTGACGTACCTGCCCCAGGTTCTCCAGTCCGCTATAATGCCCCTGTTCTCGTACAAGTATGGCAGACGCGAAAACGAATACGTCAAGTTCCTTGCCGAGAGGACAACCGCCCTGCTGATACTCGTGACGGGCTCTATCATCTTCGTCCTGATGCTCCTTGGCAGGGAGGTTCTCTCGGCGGTGTTCGGCTTCGATGTGGGCCCGGCATTTTATCTCGCCCTCATTGCGATGGAAGTCTACATAGCCTACAACCCGAGCATAGTTGCCCTCAACTCGACAGCCTACGTTAAAAAAGGAACCATCGTGGCGCTTCTCGGAGCCTTTGCGGTTTTTCTCTCATGGCTGTACCTCATCCCGGCTTCTGATGCCGTGGGTGTAATGATTGGCCTTATCATCGGCTATGGCTCCATACTCCTTGGCGTTGCTTATTATGCCAGGGGCTACCTGAAGATACCCCCTCGGATATACGTCCCCCTGCTCGTGGCGCTGTCCCTTCAGTCCCTGGTGTTTTTCTCAAAGTACGCCTTAATTCTCGGCTTCATCGGCTTCCTTGCCTACGAAAGGAAGGAAATAGCTGAGGGGATAAGACTTCTCAAATCCTTCCGTGGTAGAGAACCTTAA
- a CDS encoding metallophosphoesterase family protein: MVYIAVLANVNGNLPALAKALEKIETLREEGYEIEKYYILGNVVGLFPYPQEVLDTLDDLIRNNRVSVIRGEFDQVIAASDPHAEGPDYIEKTDYPEYVKRALKYTWEALGHDGREFIRDLPIYLVDRIGKNDIFGVYGSPLDPFGGKVLPEQPTSYYETIMRPVKDYEILFVASPRYPVNAMTRYGRVVCPGSIGFPPGREHRATFALVDVDTLHTKFIEVEYDKRLIEERIRREGLPEELVKVLYHGRI; this comes from the coding sequence ATGGTGTACATCGCGGTTCTGGCGAATGTCAACGGAAACCTTCCAGCCCTAGCAAAGGCCCTTGAAAAGATAGAGACTCTCAGAGAAGAGGGCTACGAAATCGAAAAGTATTACATCCTTGGAAACGTTGTTGGCCTGTTCCCCTATCCTCAAGAGGTTCTGGACACCCTGGATGACCTCATAAGGAACAACAGGGTCAGCGTCATCCGGGGTGAGTTCGACCAGGTCATAGCCGCAAGCGACCCCCACGCCGAAGGACCTGACTACATAGAGAAAACGGACTATCCAGAGTACGTTAAGAGGGCACTGAAGTACACGTGGGAGGCGCTGGGTCACGATGGCAGGGAGTTCATAAGGGATCTGCCGATATACTTAGTCGACAGGATTGGAAAGAACGACATCTTCGGCGTCTATGGAAGCCCGCTGGACCCGTTTGGAGGAAAAGTCCTTCCAGAGCAACCAACCAGCTACTACGAGACCATAATGCGTCCCGTGAAAGACTACGAAATACTCTTCGTGGCATCGCCGAGATACCCAGTCAATGCCATGACCCGCTACGGAAGGGTCGTCTGCCCTGGAAGCATAGGATTTCCACCCGGAAGGGAGCACAGGGCCACGTTCGCCCTCGTGGACGTTGATACACTCCACACCAAGTTTATAGAGGTCGAGTACGACAAAAGACTGATTGAAGAGAGAATCCGCCGCGAGGGTCTTCCAGAGGAGCTGGTTAAGGTTCTCTACCACGGAAGGATTTGA
- a CDS encoding Lrp/AsnC family transcriptional regulator: MVDELDLRILSLLQENARLSYREIARELKVAVGTVYNRIKRMEEEGIIKGFAPILDYEKLGFGLTTVIGVKAQGRKIVEIEREIAQSDRVIMVYDITGEFDIVVVAKFKDRADMNRFVKWLLSLEGVEKTNTSVAMQVVKEDLRLKLTED; this comes from the coding sequence ATGGTGGACGAGCTGGACCTTAGGATACTCTCTCTGCTTCAGGAGAACGCCAGGCTCTCCTATCGTGAGATAGCCCGTGAACTGAAGGTTGCCGTGGGAACCGTGTACAACCGCATTAAACGGATGGAAGAGGAGGGAATAATCAAGGGCTTTGCGCCGATTCTTGATTATGAGAAGCTCGGTTTTGGGCTGACCACGGTTATCGGGGTAAAAGCACAGGGGAGGAAGATAGTTGAGATAGAGCGGGAAATAGCCCAGAGCGACCGGGTGATTATGGTTTACGACATAACCGGGGAGTTTGACATAGTAGTTGTTGCCAAGTTCAAGGACCGGGCCGACATGAACCGCTTCGTCAAGTGGCTCCTCTCGCTGGAAGGTGTGGAAAAAACGAACACCAGCGTGGCGATGCAGGTTGTGAAGGAGGATCTACGGCTTAAACTAACGGAGGACTAA
- a CDS encoding phosphoribosyltransferase family protein produces MSQLKSVQEKLRLVRVLRLLKKTYTYEELSKITGLPITVLNRYVRGKVLPSAERTKELLELLLPYINIEEEVRKRIKFDEYGFFDNMPVLSDTALMSLIAEDVASRYMDKNVDKVLTAATDGIALGVHVARELNVDVVYAKKKKEVGVEKFYEVSYVPSASGSVTTLYLPQWALKKGENVLIVDDVIRSGETQRALLEMCRKAGAKPVGMFFLISVGDVIDHLKKEYSIPVESLIRLE; encoded by the coding sequence ATGAGTCAGCTAAAGTCCGTTCAGGAAAAGCTCAGACTGGTCAGGGTGCTCAGACTGCTCAAGAAGACGTACACCTACGAGGAGCTCTCCAAGATAACCGGCCTTCCCATCACGGTGCTCAACAGGTACGTTAGGGGGAAGGTCCTGCCGAGTGCGGAGAGAACCAAGGAACTCCTCGAACTGCTGCTCCCCTACATCAACATAGAGGAAGAGGTTAGGAAGAGGATAAAATTCGACGAGTACGGGTTCTTCGACAACATGCCCGTCCTCAGCGACACGGCTTTGATGAGCCTCATAGCGGAGGACGTTGCGAGCAGGTACATGGACAAGAACGTGGACAAGGTCCTCACAGCGGCCACCGACGGAATAGCGCTCGGTGTCCACGTGGCCAGGGAACTCAACGTTGACGTTGTCTACGCCAAGAAGAAGAAGGAGGTCGGGGTCGAGAAGTTCTACGAGGTCAGCTACGTTCCGAGTGCCTCTGGAAGCGTGACAACGCTCTACCTGCCACAGTGGGCTCTCAAAAAGGGCGAAAACGTCCTTATCGTTGACGACGTTATCAGGAGCGGGGAAACCCAAAGGGCCCTCCTTGAGATGTGCAGAAAAGCAGGGGCAAAACCCGTCGGCATGTTCTTCCTGATAAGCGTCGGCGATGTCATAGACCACCTGAAGAAGGAATACAGCATCCCGGTCGAGAGCCTTATCCGGCTGGAGTGA
- a CDS encoding YkgJ family cysteine cluster protein, whose protein sequence is MEKRWVARIHLGTLEVEHDPSFKFKCIENCGKCCYELEIPVRDEDIARIEELGYNAWEFVDYEKMFYRGDKFLSYALKKRPFDGGCVFLDPETKRCRIYEKRPLACRLYPFVFVKQGKTMEIYVKMDSFCPGLDHPEGEPITKDFILREYGDVLEEYRRKVVKSRE, encoded by the coding sequence TTGGAGAAGAGGTGGGTCGCCAGGATTCACCTCGGCACCCTCGAAGTTGAGCACGACCCCTCTTTTAAATTTAAATGCATCGAAAACTGCGGAAAATGCTGCTATGAGCTGGAGATACCCGTCAGGGATGAGGATATAGCGAGGATAGAGGAACTCGGCTACAACGCATGGGAATTCGTTGATTATGAAAAGATGTTCTATCGGGGGGATAAGTTCCTGAGCTACGCCCTTAAGAAGCGTCCCTTCGACGGGGGATGCGTTTTTCTCGACCCCGAGACCAAAAGATGCAGGATATACGAGAAGAGGCCCCTGGCATGCAGGCTGTACCCCTTCGTCTTCGTGAAGCAGGGAAAGACCATGGAAATTTACGTCAAGATGGACTCCTTCTGCCCGGGTCTCGACCATCCCGAGGGAGAGCCGATAACGAAGGATTTCATCCTGCGGGAATATGGCGACGTCCTGGAAGAGTACCGCAGGAAAGTTGTGAAGAGCCGGGAGTAA
- a CDS encoding Lrp/AsnC family transcriptional regulator: MIEAFVLVVVKPGNEEKVYNALAKEEKVKEIYRVYGEYDIIIRVEVENIHELDRFHDEVLRKISNIEMTETLIASSYRG, translated from the coding sequence ATGATAGAGGCCTTCGTGTTGGTGGTTGTTAAGCCGGGAAACGAGGAGAAGGTGTACAACGCTCTGGCCAAGGAAGAGAAGGTAAAGGAGATATACCGCGTCTATGGGGAGTACGACATCATAATCCGGGTGGAGGTTGAGAACATCCACGAGCTCGACAGGTTCCACGATGAGGTTCTGAGGAAGATAAGCAACATAGAGATGACCGAGACACTCATAGCCAGCTCGTACAGGGGGTGA
- a CDS encoding signal recognition particle protein Srp54, which translates to MALEKLGKALNTALRKLARSSTVDEATIKEVVRDIQRALIQADVNVRLVLQLTKTIERRALEEEPPAGASKKEHIIQIVYEELTKFLGTEAKPLEIKEKPTILLTVGIQGSGKTTSVAKLARHLQKRGYKVGLVCSDTWRPGAYYQLKQLVEPFGIEVFGDPEEKDAVKLAREGVEYFKSKGVDVIIVDSAGRHKEEKGLIEEMKQISEAIKPHEVILVIDGTIGQQAHNQALAFKEATPIGSIIVTKLDGSAKGGGALSAVAATGAPIKFIGVGERIDDLEPFDPKRFVSRLLGMGDIEGLLQKLEELQKEQEFKEEDLEKFLKGKFNLKDMYAQLEAMQKMGPLKQVLQMIPGMGYSLPDDAVKVGEEKLKRYRIIMDSMTEEELEHPEIINYSRIKRIARGSGTSTQEVRELLHQYNQMKKMFKSMDKRKLSKMARKFNFGGFGL; encoded by the coding sequence ATGGCTCTAGAGAAGCTTGGGAAGGCACTCAATACGGCCCTCAGAAAGCTCGCCCGTTCGAGCACCGTTGACGAGGCCACCATCAAGGAGGTCGTGAGAGACATTCAGAGGGCGCTCATCCAGGCGGACGTCAACGTAAGACTGGTTCTCCAGCTGACCAAGACCATAGAAAGGAGGGCACTTGAGGAGGAACCCCCTGCTGGGGCCTCAAAGAAGGAGCATATAATCCAGATAGTTTATGAAGAGCTCACCAAGTTCCTCGGAACCGAAGCAAAGCCCCTCGAAATAAAGGAGAAGCCAACCATACTGCTGACCGTTGGTATTCAGGGCTCTGGTAAGACGACGAGCGTGGCGAAGCTGGCGAGGCACCTTCAGAAGAGGGGCTACAAGGTCGGCCTCGTCTGCTCGGACACGTGGCGTCCGGGTGCATATTACCAGCTAAAACAGCTCGTTGAGCCCTTTGGAATAGAGGTTTTCGGTGATCCTGAGGAAAAGGACGCCGTAAAGCTTGCCCGTGAGGGCGTTGAATACTTCAAATCCAAGGGTGTTGATGTCATCATCGTCGACTCCGCGGGAAGGCACAAGGAGGAGAAGGGCCTCATCGAGGAGATGAAGCAGATAAGCGAGGCGATAAAGCCGCACGAGGTCATTCTCGTTATAGACGGAACCATCGGCCAGCAGGCCCACAATCAGGCCTTGGCGTTCAAGGAGGCAACACCCATAGGCTCGATAATAGTTACCAAGCTCGATGGCTCCGCCAAGGGTGGAGGCGCTCTCTCGGCCGTCGCTGCCACGGGCGCGCCGATAAAGTTCATCGGCGTCGGAGAGAGAATAGACGACCTGGAGCCCTTTGACCCGAAGCGCTTTGTTTCGCGGCTCCTCGGCATGGGCGACATAGAGGGGCTCCTCCAGAAGCTTGAGGAGCTCCAGAAGGAACAGGAGTTCAAGGAGGAGGACCTGGAAAAGTTCCTCAAGGGCAAGTTCAACCTCAAGGACATGTACGCCCAGCTCGAAGCGATGCAGAAGATGGGGCCGCTCAAGCAGGTTCTCCAGATGATTCCCGGAATGGGCTACTCCCTTCCGGACGATGCAGTTAAAGTCGGAGAGGAGAAGCTGAAGAGGTACAGGATAATAATGGACTCGATGACGGAGGAGGAGCTGGAGCACCCAGAGATAATCAACTACTCGAGGATAAAACGCATAGCCAGGGGCTCTGGGACGAGCACCCAGGAGGTCAGGGAACTGCTCCACCAGTACAACCAGATGAAGAAGATGTTCAAGAGTATGGACAAGAGAAAGCTTTCTAAGATGGCAAGGAAATTCAACTTTGGGGGGTTTGGCTTATGA
- a CDS encoding damage-control phosphatase yields the protein MKIHYECIACAVNQAQKIAEMSTEDVVQRKKAMLFIAKKLGEFFNEDSVPATDGGRLFLELYEFLRNDDPFEEYKRLSTELARDVVSDMGRVNDLKTALKLAIAGNLIDFAVGYDPRKAEEDMLRLASGELYIDHSNELFSELENARSLLYLVDNCGEIYFDRMFIERMREEFPGLKVYVAAKEGPIINDATVEDLREAGFDEIAEVVSTGSKLPGTPLEYASPGFLRLFERVDVVIAKGQANFETLSDLKDPRIFFLLKAKCTPISRELGVPKGSLVCVRGRY from the coding sequence ATGAAAATCCACTACGAGTGCATAGCATGTGCGGTCAATCAGGCTCAAAAGATAGCCGAGATGAGCACGGAGGATGTGGTTCAGAGAAAAAAGGCGATGCTCTTTATCGCTAAGAAACTGGGAGAATTTTTTAATGAGGACTCAGTCCCAGCGACGGACGGGGGAAGACTGTTCCTGGAGCTCTATGAGTTCCTCCGGAACGATGACCCGTTCGAGGAGTATAAGAGACTCTCCACCGAGCTCGCCAGGGACGTGGTGAGCGATATGGGCCGTGTCAATGACCTGAAAACGGCCCTCAAACTCGCGATAGCGGGAAACTTGATAGACTTCGCCGTTGGCTACGACCCGAGGAAGGCGGAGGAGGACATGCTCAGGCTCGCCTCCGGAGAACTTTACATTGACCACAGCAACGAGCTTTTCTCCGAACTTGAAAATGCCAGATCACTCCTCTATCTCGTTGATAACTGTGGCGAGATATACTTCGACAGGATGTTTATAGAACGCATGCGAGAGGAGTTCCCGGGCCTTAAGGTGTACGTCGCCGCCAAGGAGGGGCCGATAATCAACGATGCCACGGTGGAAGACCTCCGCGAGGCGGGGTTCGATGAAATCGCGGAGGTGGTTTCCACAGGTTCCAAGTTGCCCGGGACGCCCCTGGAGTATGCATCGCCCGGATTTTTGAGGCTCTTTGAAAGGGTGGACGTGGTAATAGCGAAGGGACAGGCCAATTTTGAGACTCTGAGCGACCTGAAAGACCCGAGAATCTTTTTCCTGCTCAAGGCGAAGTGCACTCCCATATCGAGGGAACTGGGGGTTCCGAAGGGTTCCTTGGTTTGCGTAAGGGGAAGGTATTAG
- the mtnP gene encoding S-methyl-5'-thioadenosine phosphorylase, translating into MPRIAIIGGSGVYDPKLLENVREEFVSTPYGKVRVKIGEYGGEEIAFLPRHGEGHSVPPHRINYRANIWALHELGVERILSTSAVGSLNEAMKPGDFVILDQLMDFTKTRHYTFYDGEESPHDRKFVAHVDFTGPYCPELRKALITAARELGFEYHPTGTYACMEGPRFETRAEIRALKILGADVVGMTQCPEAILARELEMCYASVAIVTNFAAGISREKLTHKEVVELMAQKSEEIKYLLMKSIRYIPKERRCGCKDALRGATGD; encoded by the coding sequence ATGCCAAGGATAGCGATTATTGGAGGTTCCGGAGTCTACGATCCAAAGCTCCTGGAGAACGTCAGGGAGGAGTTCGTAAGCACTCCCTACGGGAAGGTCAGGGTGAAGATAGGGGAGTACGGCGGGGAGGAGATAGCGTTCCTTCCGAGACATGGGGAAGGCCACAGCGTCCCCCCGCACAGGATAAACTACCGCGCCAACATCTGGGCCCTTCACGAGCTTGGTGTTGAGAGGATTCTCTCAACGTCCGCCGTTGGTTCCCTCAACGAGGCAATGAAGCCCGGCGACTTCGTAATCCTCGACCAGCTCATGGACTTCACGAAAACCAGGCACTACACCTTCTACGACGGCGAGGAGAGTCCCCACGACAGAAAGTTCGTCGCCCACGTTGACTTCACCGGCCCGTACTGCCCGGAGCTCAGAAAGGCTCTCATAACGGCGGCGAGGGAGCTGGGATTTGAATACCACCCAACCGGCACCTATGCCTGCATGGAGGGACCGCGCTTTGAGACGAGGGCCGAAATAAGGGCGCTCAAGATACTTGGCGCCGACGTCGTTGGTATGACCCAGTGCCCCGAGGCGATTCTCGCGAGGGAGCTTGAGATGTGCTACGCCAGCGTTGCCATCGTTACGAACTTCGCCGCTGGAATAAGCAGGGAAAAGCTCACACACAAGGAGGTCGTTGAGCTGATGGCCCAGAAGAGCGAGGAGATAAAGTACCTCCTGATGAAGTCCATCCGGTACATTCCGAAGGAGAGGCGCTGTGGGTGTAAGGATGCCCTCAGAGGAGCCACCGGGGACTGA
- the udp gene encoding uridine phosphorylase, giving the protein MGEKFVSADRPQTKEGYQYHIACKPGDVSRYVLLPGDPERVPKISSLWDEAREIAFHREYRTHTGRYKGVPISVTSTGIGGPSTAIAIEELAAIGADTFIRVGSTGAIQPGMEIGDLIIARAAVRLEGTSKQYVRVEYPAVADLEVTLALIEAAETLGVRYHIGITASTDSFYLGQGRPGLKGYFPSFAKHIMDDLRQANVTNFEMEAATLYTLASIYGLRAGCVCAVFANRITNEFGKAGEKEAAMVASEAVKILAEWDEEKEKAGKKVWFPGLRRV; this is encoded by the coding sequence ATGGGAGAGAAGTTCGTTTCGGCAGACAGGCCCCAGACAAAGGAGGGTTATCAGTACCACATAGCCTGCAAGCCAGGTGACGTTTCGAGGTACGTCCTCCTGCCCGGAGACCCGGAGAGGGTTCCAAAGATAAGCTCCCTCTGGGACGAGGCCAGGGAAATAGCCTTCCACCGCGAGTACAGGACGCACACCGGCAGATACAAGGGAGTTCCAATAAGCGTCACATCAACGGGCATAGGCGGCCCCTCGACGGCGATAGCAATAGAAGAGTTGGCGGCGATTGGGGCCGACACCTTCATAAGGGTGGGTTCAACCGGTGCAATCCAGCCCGGGATGGAGATAGGGGACCTCATCATAGCCAGGGCAGCGGTGAGGCTTGAGGGGACTTCGAAGCAGTACGTCCGCGTCGAGTACCCGGCAGTTGCAGACCTGGAGGTTACTTTGGCGCTGATTGAGGCCGCTGAAACGCTGGGCGTTCGCTATCACATCGGCATAACGGCCTCAACCGACAGCTTCTACCTCGGACAGGGGAGGCCAGGTTTGAAGGGCTACTTCCCGAGCTTTGCAAAGCACATAATGGACGACCTGCGGCAGGCCAACGTTACCAACTTCGAGATGGAGGCGGCGACGCTCTATACCCTTGCAAGCATCTACGGATTGAGGGCCGGCTGTGTCTGCGCCGTCTTCGCCAACAGGATAACCAACGAGTTCGGAAAGGCCGGGGAGAAGGAGGCAGCGATGGTCGCGAGCGAGGCAGTGAAGATACTCGCGGAGTGGGACGAGGAGAAGGAAAAGGCCGGAAAGAAGGTCTGGTTCCCGGGGCTGAGAAGGGTTTGA
- a CDS encoding pyridoxal-phosphate dependent enzyme has protein sequence MLVCSKCGGEYPERFRLRCDCGGTLMVMRETPGSLSDALTEYLDMRRYLGLLPLSSGYPEPVPSITPVSELDVEGTTAIFKLEYLQPSGSFKDRGTWVTVAKLVEEGITEVVLDSSGNAALSLAVFARRAGITAHLFVPAHASPGKLSLLGRLGAVLHFVEGDRMAVHERAVEFAERSGLTYVSHWLNPYFIEGTKTVAFEAYEQSGVPDYVLAPTGSGTLFLGLWKGFSELRSMGEIDRLPKLIAVQASGYESLCGRSSLRSYLAEGIAISEPPRLEEMRRALAETKGSCVSVGDPEIGRALKWLWERGFMVEPTSATVLAALWKLMESDGIERGSKLLLPLTGSGLKTVEGI, from the coding sequence GTGCTGGTGTGCTCCAAATGTGGAGGAGAGTATCCCGAAAGATTCAGACTGCGCTGCGACTGTGGAGGCACGTTGATGGTCATGCGTGAAACCCCTGGCAGTCTAAGCGATGCCCTCACCGAATACCTCGACATGAGGAGGTACCTGGGGCTTCTCCCGCTTTCCAGCGGGTATCCCGAGCCCGTCCCCTCGATAACGCCGGTCTCGGAGCTCGATGTTGAGGGAACCACCGCCATCTTCAAGCTCGAATACCTCCAGCCGAGTGGCTCATTTAAGGACAGGGGAACGTGGGTGACGGTGGCGAAGCTGGTTGAGGAAGGCATCACCGAGGTTGTCCTGGACAGCTCCGGCAACGCCGCTCTTAGCCTCGCCGTTTTTGCGAGAAGGGCGGGGATAACTGCCCATCTCTTTGTTCCGGCTCATGCAAGTCCGGGGAAGCTTTCCCTCCTCGGGAGACTCGGTGCGGTGCTCCACTTCGTTGAGGGTGACAGGATGGCAGTGCACGAGAGGGCGGTGGAGTTCGCGGAGCGGAGCGGTCTGACCTACGTCTCCCACTGGCTCAATCCGTACTTCATTGAGGGTACGAAGACGGTCGCCTTCGAGGCTTACGAGCAGTCAGGCGTCCCCGACTACGTTCTCGCGCCGACTGGAAGCGGCACTCTCTTTCTCGGCCTCTGGAAGGGGTTCAGCGAGCTAAGGAGTATGGGTGAGATCGATAGGCTCCCAAAGCTAATAGCCGTCCAGGCTTCGGGCTACGAGAGTCTCTGCGGCCGCTCCTCCCTCAGGAGTTACCTGGCGGAGGGAATAGCAATATCCGAGCCCCCGCGGCTGGAGGAGATGCGAAGGGCTCTCGCCGAAACGAAGGGGAGTTGCGTAAGCGTTGGTGACCCCGAGATAGGAAGGGCTCTGAAATGGCTCTGGGAGAGGGGCTTCATGGTAGAGCCAACCTCCGCGACGGTTCTCGCGGCCCTGTGGAAGCTGATGGAGTCGGATGGGATTGAGAGGGGGTCAAAGCTGTTACTGCCGCTCACCGGCTCGGGACTGAAGACGGTTGAAGGTATTTAA